A DNA window from Actinomadura coerulea contains the following coding sequences:
- a CDS encoding MBL fold metallo-hydrolase has protein sequence MDARIEQVVTSGKLTLDDTEYDVENNTYIVGDDDEVIVIDPANDAEAILKEVGDREVMAVLLTDGNEHRLSVVLEVAAAGEEDEDDWAPIALHRADRLLWRDYFGRLAKEEDDEDDAKALRSLEPDIWLEDGGVFEIGEAQLEIVHTPGHTPGSVCVISEQLGLLFSGDTLHRGRPGSVGGVYEDLRKQLNSIGALLTPLPKDLRVLPAQGEETTVGEEDARWESWGSMARESDD, from the coding sequence GTGGACGCGCGCATCGAACAGGTGGTGACGTCGGGGAAGCTCACCCTGGACGACACCGAGTACGACGTCGAGAACAACACCTACATCGTCGGCGACGACGACGAGGTCATCGTGATCGACCCGGCCAACGACGCCGAGGCCATCCTCAAGGAGGTCGGTGACCGCGAGGTCATGGCCGTCCTGCTGACCGACGGCAACGAGCACCGCCTCAGCGTGGTCCTCGAAGTCGCCGCGGCAGGCGAGGAGGACGAGGACGACTGGGCGCCGATCGCTCTGCACCGCGCCGACCGGCTGCTGTGGCGCGACTACTTCGGCCGCCTCGCCAAGGAGGAGGACGACGAGGACGACGCCAAGGCGCTGCGCTCCCTCGAACCCGACATCTGGCTGGAGGACGGCGGCGTCTTCGAGATCGGCGAGGCGCAGCTGGAGATCGTGCACACCCCGGGCCACACGCCCGGCAGCGTCTGCGTGATCAGCGAGCAGCTCGGCCTGCTGTTCTCCGGCGACACCCTGCACCGCGGCCGCCCCGGCTCGGTCGGCGGCGTCTACGAGGACCTGCGCAAGCAGCTCAACTCGATCGGCGCGCTGCTGACCCCGCTGCCGAAGGACCTGCGGGTCCTGCCCGCGCAGGGCGAGGAGACCACGGTCGGCGAAGAGGACGCCCGCTGGGAGAGCTGGGGCTCCATGGCCCGGGAGTCTGACGACTAG
- a CDS encoding RecB family exonuclease has product MPQRLYTCTPSRLNTWLDCPRRYRMTYLDRPMPPKGPPWAHNSVGASVHNALAGWWRLPVHERSPEAAGRLLLRGWLTDGFRDEAQSAQWRERAREMTERYAAGLDPSDEPLGVERTVATRTDRIAVSGRIDRLDARGPELVVVDYKTGRHVLTADDARGSLALAIYAVAASRVLRRPCRRVELHHLPSGEVAVWEHTDESLARHIRRAEQIAAEAAAADDAYRAAAGKRAGVPKPREGEVDHAPHDELFPPRPGNLCSWCDFARHCPEGREAAPRKEPWAALPVDAV; this is encoded by the coding sequence ATGCCTCAGCGCCTTTACACGTGCACGCCTTCGCGGCTGAACACGTGGCTGGACTGCCCGCGCCGGTACCGGATGACGTACCTCGACCGTCCGATGCCGCCCAAGGGTCCGCCGTGGGCGCACAACAGCGTCGGGGCGAGCGTGCACAACGCGCTGGCCGGCTGGTGGCGGCTCCCCGTCCACGAGCGCAGCCCCGAGGCGGCGGGGAGGCTGCTGCTCCGTGGCTGGCTGACCGACGGGTTCCGCGACGAGGCGCAGTCCGCGCAGTGGCGCGAGCGGGCCCGGGAGATGACGGAGCGGTACGCCGCCGGGCTGGACCCGTCCGACGAGCCGCTCGGCGTCGAGCGCACCGTGGCGACCCGCACCGACCGGATCGCGGTGTCCGGGCGCATCGACCGGCTCGACGCGCGCGGCCCCGAGCTTGTCGTCGTCGACTACAAGACGGGGCGGCACGTCCTGACCGCCGACGACGCCCGCGGCTCGCTGGCACTGGCGATCTACGCGGTGGCGGCGTCGCGCGTCCTGCGCCGCCCGTGCCGCCGGGTCGAGCTGCACCATCTGCCGTCCGGAGAGGTCGCGGTGTGGGAGCACACCGACGAGTCGCTGGCCCGGCACATCCGCCGCGCGGAGCAGATCGCCGCCGAGGCCGCGGCCGCCGACGACGCCTACCGCGCCGCCGCCGGGAAGCGCGCCGGCGTGCCGAAGCCCCGTGAGGGCGAGGTCGACCACGCCCCGCACGACGAGCTTTTCCCTCCGCGTCCGGGCAACCTGTGCTCGTGGTGCGACTTCGCGCGCCACTGCCCGGAGGGCCGGGAGGCCGCCCCGCGCAAGGAACCCTGGGCGGCGCTCCCCGTCGACGCCGTCTAG
- a CDS encoding oxygenase MpaB family protein, with translation MPATVQPPESVTWRVHIDRSMWIGGVRGLMLQALHPMAMWGVWQNSNFQEDPFGRLQRTADFVGVATYGSHEEIDELAYRVREIHRSLRILNHDTGKRERLDQPELLRWVHCAEVYSYLEVARRAGLPLTAAMADKYLDEQRHTATYVGLHAGDVPGSVAEMEAYLAEMRPQLRVTEEAAATVRFLMWPTMPENLRFLAPGKPGYFPFGALCYYSLPDWARQMYGALPEVPQPAVTAALRSFRLAMNAVPERLHDYAFAKNTRDMLERTRQRLAADGYDLSKGLYGLRDPRRWPAQRALATEKTP, from the coding sequence ATGCCGGCGACCGTCCAGCCACCCGAGAGCGTCACGTGGCGCGTCCACATCGATCGGTCCATGTGGATCGGCGGGGTGCGCGGCCTCATGCTCCAGGCGCTGCACCCCATGGCGATGTGGGGCGTCTGGCAGAACTCCAACTTCCAGGAGGACCCGTTCGGGCGGCTCCAGCGCACCGCCGACTTCGTCGGGGTGGCCACGTACGGGTCGCACGAGGAGATCGACGAGCTGGCGTACCGCGTCCGGGAGATCCACCGGAGCCTGCGCATCCTCAACCACGACACCGGGAAGCGGGAGCGGCTCGACCAGCCCGAACTGCTCCGCTGGGTGCACTGCGCCGAGGTGTACTCCTACCTGGAGGTCGCGCGGAGGGCCGGGCTGCCGCTGACCGCCGCCATGGCGGACAAGTACCTGGACGAGCAGCGGCACACCGCGACCTACGTCGGGCTGCACGCCGGCGACGTTCCCGGCAGCGTCGCCGAGATGGAGGCCTACCTCGCCGAGATGCGGCCCCAGCTGCGCGTCACCGAGGAGGCCGCCGCCACGGTGCGGTTCCTCATGTGGCCGACGATGCCGGAGAACCTCCGGTTCCTCGCGCCAGGGAAGCCGGGCTACTTCCCCTTCGGGGCGCTCTGCTACTACTCGCTGCCGGACTGGGCCCGGCAGATGTACGGGGCACTGCCCGAGGTGCCGCAGCCCGCGGTGACGGCGGCGCTCCGCTCGTTCCGCCTCGCGATGAACGCGGTCCCGGAGCGGCTGCACGACTACGCGTTCGCCAAGAACACCCGCGACATGCTGGAACGCACCCGGCAGCGGCTCGCGGCCGACGGCTACGACCTGAGCAAGGGTCTCTACGGTCTCCGCGACCCGCGCCGCTGGCCCGCGCAGCGGGCGCTCGCCACCGAGAAGACGCCCTAG
- a CDS encoding MarR family winged helix-turn-helix transcriptional regulator, with protein sequence MSQQGAAHGASDAIGSALYGLATRAVRRLPRDMSLTSAATLATLDKTGPRRITDLAAAEGVTQPAMTVLVRVMEESGLVERTGDPSDRRVTLVRLTEAGASYVRTRRQAGVDAYARLIDELTGDEVEALAAALPALLRLAELESRTREEPDR encoded by the coding sequence GTGAGCCAGCAAGGCGCCGCGCACGGCGCTTCCGATGCCATCGGGTCAGCCCTCTACGGCCTTGCCACCAGGGCCGTGAGACGTCTTCCCCGCGACATGAGCCTGACGTCCGCCGCCACCTTGGCCACCCTGGACAAGACCGGCCCGCGACGGATCACCGATCTGGCGGCGGCCGAGGGCGTCACCCAGCCCGCGATGACCGTCCTGGTCCGGGTGATGGAGGAATCCGGGCTGGTCGAGCGGACGGGCGATCCGTCCGACAGGCGGGTCACGCTGGTGCGCCTGACCGAGGCCGGCGCGTCCTACGTCCGGACACGGCGCCAGGCGGGCGTCGACGCGTACGCGCGGTTGATCGACGAACTCACCGGTGACGAGGTCGAGGCCCTGGCGGCGGCCCTTCCGGCACTGCTGCGTCTGGCAGAGCTCGAAAGCCGAACCCGAGAGGAGCCGGACCGGTGA
- a CDS encoding MFS transporter yields MSTALTGSEARLLVPALVFIALVVAAVASLGTPLITSVATTFHVSLDSAQWTLTIALLSGAVATPVLGRLGAGPHRRATILATLAIVVVGSALTVLPLPFAWLLAGRAAQGVGLGLTALMMGVARDHLPEERGAAAIALISVVSIIGAGVGYPLAALLAEFGGLRAAYGLGLLITAIAFLTAWRSMPAAPEGRSAHVNVAGALVLAGGLLLVLLLAGERSLWSRHLAVAVALAVAAVFLLCVWTASELRSTTPLVDVRAVRHPAVAGANIAMLVGGSGMYLLLTLITRYAQTPHSAGYGFGLTTFVAGLVLIPFSVLGFVAGKITPRVRERIDGPLLLAGSAAIVGGGFVLFAAARSNLTELLVAMGVLGFGVGSFSAAMPGVILAVTPKSETSSAMSFNYVVRSVGYSLGSAIGGLVLAAGTDTGRLFPNDRAYTTAALVGVAAMAITTMTCLVLARRRSPETNTIAPPAG; encoded by the coding sequence ATGAGCACTGCCCTGACGGGTTCCGAGGCGCGTCTGCTGGTCCCCGCCCTGGTGTTCATCGCCCTGGTCGTGGCGGCCGTCGCCAGCCTCGGGACGCCGCTCATCACCAGCGTGGCGACCACGTTCCACGTCTCCCTCGACAGCGCGCAGTGGACGCTGACCATCGCCCTGCTCAGCGGCGCCGTCGCCACACCCGTCCTCGGCCGGCTCGGCGCCGGTCCGCACCGCCGGGCCACGATTCTCGCCACGCTGGCGATCGTCGTCGTCGGCAGCGCGCTCACCGTGCTGCCGCTGCCGTTCGCCTGGCTGCTCGCGGGCAGAGCGGCCCAAGGCGTCGGACTCGGCCTCACGGCGCTGATGATGGGCGTGGCCCGCGACCATCTTCCCGAGGAGCGCGGCGCGGCCGCGATCGCCCTGATCTCGGTGGTCTCCATCATCGGAGCCGGCGTCGGCTACCCGCTGGCCGCGCTGCTCGCCGAGTTCGGCGGACTGCGGGCCGCCTACGGCCTCGGCCTGCTCATCACCGCCATCGCATTCCTGACCGCTTGGCGCTCCATGCCCGCGGCTCCCGAAGGCCGCTCCGCTCACGTGAACGTGGCCGGTGCGCTCGTCCTGGCGGGTGGACTGCTCCTCGTCCTGCTCCTGGCCGGCGAGAGGAGCCTGTGGAGCCGACACCTCGCCGTGGCGGTGGCCCTCGCCGTCGCCGCCGTGTTCCTGCTGTGCGTCTGGACCGCCTCCGAGCTGCGCAGCACGACGCCTCTGGTCGACGTCCGGGCGGTACGGCACCCGGCGGTCGCCGGGGCGAACATCGCCATGCTCGTCGGCGGGAGCGGCATGTACCTCCTGCTCACGCTCATCACCCGCTACGCGCAGACGCCGCACAGCGCCGGCTACGGCTTCGGGCTGACCACCTTCGTGGCGGGGCTGGTCCTCATCCCGTTCTCCGTGCTGGGATTCGTCGCCGGCAAGATCACGCCCCGGGTCCGCGAACGGATCGACGGCCCCCTGCTCCTGGCCGGCAGCGCCGCCATCGTCGGCGGCGGGTTCGTCCTGTTCGCGGCGGCCCGGTCCAACCTGACCGAACTGCTCGTGGCCATGGGCGTGCTGGGCTTCGGCGTCGGCAGCTTCTCGGCCGCCATGCCCGGCGTCATCCTGGCCGTCACGCCCAAGAGCGAGACGTCGAGCGCCATGAGCTTCAACTACGTCGTCCGCAGCGTCGGGTACTCCCTGGGCAGCGCCATCGGCGGTCTGGTGCTGGCCGCCGGCACCGACACCGGCCGCCTCTTCCCGAACGACCGCGCCTACACCACCGCGGCGCTGGTCGGCGTCGCCGCGATGGCGATCACGACGATGACCTGCCTCGTCCTCGCCCGCCGACGCTCACCCGAGACCAATACGATCGCACCCCCAGCCGGTTGA
- a CDS encoding DUF1330 domain-containing protein has product MAKGYWVSAYRTIADPERLAAYNELAGPAVRAAGGRTLARASRVVAHDAGIAERTVLVEFDSFDQAVAAHASAAYQEALAALGDGVERDFRIIEGLD; this is encoded by the coding sequence GTGGCCAAGGGCTACTGGGTCAGCGCCTACCGCACCATCGCAGACCCTGAGAGGCTTGCCGCCTACAACGAACTGGCCGGTCCAGCCGTCAGGGCCGCGGGCGGGCGGACGCTCGCCCGCGCCAGCCGGGTCGTCGCACACGACGCCGGAATCGCCGAGCGCACCGTCCTGGTCGAGTTCGACAGCTTCGATCAGGCGGTCGCCGCACACGCGAGTGCGGCCTACCAGGAGGCGCTGGCCGCACTTGGCGACGGCGTCGAGCGCGACTTCCGCATCATCGAAGGCCTCGACTGA
- a CDS encoding DUF1059 domain-containing protein: MRKVADCRDMPSESNCTLAISGEEDEVVRAAAEHAASVHGHDDTPELREEIRTHLKNERTPVGS, translated from the coding sequence ATGCGCAAGGTAGCCGACTGCAGGGACATGCCGAGCGAGTCGAACTGCACGCTCGCCATCAGCGGCGAGGAGGACGAGGTCGTCCGCGCCGCCGCCGAGCACGCCGCCTCGGTCCACGGGCACGACGACACTCCGGAGCTGCGGGAAGAGATCCGCACCCACCTCAAGAACGAGCGCACACCGGTCGGGAGCTGA
- a CDS encoding Imm21 family immunity protein, translating into MDWVESGGGPLLAAPASQLARWEGATDDEGPEETWGDYGRACAIDGYIGLVGIGGGQGLVLGDEPATTTYLPDERLFVRWAAADSESDLVDAARHAVHGVEWQEELDWDVDGAVVLFDSAWPGATPEPGNHLNIDLSPGRYRVRAACERDDRNWMILVQLQPVS; encoded by the coding sequence ATGGACTGGGTCGAGTCCGGCGGGGGGCCGCTGCTGGCCGCGCCCGCGTCGCAGCTGGCCCGCTGGGAGGGCGCCACCGACGACGAGGGGCCCGAGGAGACGTGGGGCGACTACGGGCGCGCCTGCGCGATCGACGGCTACATCGGGCTGGTCGGCATCGGGGGAGGGCAGGGCCTCGTCCTCGGCGACGAACCCGCCACCACGACCTACCTGCCGGACGAGCGCCTCTTCGTGCGGTGGGCGGCGGCCGACTCCGAGTCCGATCTCGTCGACGCGGCCAGGCACGCCGTCCACGGCGTCGAGTGGCAGGAGGAGCTCGACTGGGACGTCGACGGCGCCGTCGTGCTCTTCGACTCCGCCTGGCCCGGCGCGACCCCCGAACCCGGCAACCACCTGAACATCGACCTGTCCCCGGGCCGCTACCGCGTCCGCGCCGCCTGCGAGCGGGACGACCGCAACTGGATGATCCTCGTACAGCTCCAGCCGGTGTCCTAG
- a CDS encoding helix-turn-helix transcriptional regulator, whose protein sequence is MSVEGTTERVLRLLGLLQRRPSWTAAALAAELGVTDRSVRRDVERLRALGYPVHAVAGVGGGYRLGAGTRLPPLLLDDEEAIATAVSLRMASGGTVAGAGEAALRALAKLDQVMPPRLRAEVRAVHGATETLVGPGVQIDAELLVTLARACRDAVRVRFRYPGRDGGERERTVEPVRMVATGRRWYLMAWDTDRDAWRTFRLDRMRETAATTWRFRPREHPDPVAYVQRAVTEAPYRHLARIRLHAAPDAVRERIPPQVGRVEDDRDGWCVLVVGGADLDTLALHVARLGFEAEVLEPAELREAAARLAHRLATLAG, encoded by the coding sequence GTGAGCGTCGAGGGGACGACCGAGCGGGTGCTGCGGTTGCTGGGCCTGCTGCAACGGCGGCCGTCCTGGACCGCCGCCGCCCTCGCCGCCGAGCTGGGCGTCACGGACCGCTCGGTGCGGCGCGACGTGGAGCGGCTGCGCGCGCTCGGATACCCGGTCCACGCGGTGGCGGGCGTGGGCGGCGGCTACCGCCTGGGCGCGGGCACCCGGCTGCCGCCGCTGCTCCTGGACGACGAGGAGGCGATCGCGACGGCGGTGTCCCTGCGGATGGCGTCCGGCGGCACGGTCGCCGGGGCGGGCGAGGCGGCGCTGCGCGCGCTGGCGAAGCTCGACCAGGTGATGCCGCCCCGCCTGCGCGCCGAGGTGCGGGCGGTGCACGGCGCCACCGAGACCCTCGTCGGCCCGGGCGTCCAGATCGACGCGGAGCTGCTGGTGACGCTCGCGCGGGCCTGCCGCGACGCGGTCCGGGTGCGGTTCCGGTACCCCGGACGGGACGGCGGGGAGCGCGAGCGCACGGTCGAGCCGGTGCGGATGGTCGCCACGGGACGCCGCTGGTACCTGATGGCGTGGGACACCGACCGCGACGCCTGGCGCACCTTCCGGCTGGACCGGATGCGCGAGACGGCGGCGACGACCTGGCGGTTCCGGCCGAGGGAGCATCCGGACCCGGTCGCCTACGTGCAGCGGGCCGTGACCGAGGCGCCGTACCGGCACCTCGCGCGGATACGCCTGCACGCCGCGCCCGACGCGGTGCGCGAACGGATCCCGCCCCAGGTGGGACGGGTCGAGGACGATCGCGACGGCTGGTGCGTGCTCGTCGTCGGCGGGGCGGACCTGGACACGCTCGCCCTGCACGTGGCCCGGCTGGGCTTCGAGGCGGAGGTGCTGGAGCCCGCCGAGCTGCGGGAGGCCGCCGCCCGTCTCGCCCACCGCCTGGCGACCCTGGCGGGCTAG
- a CDS encoding DinB family protein: MTDTWNPLLRDQIAWHWDNQLRPRISGLTDDEYFWEPAPGCWSVRPRGAGALPEGAGPAMTIDFAMPPPDPAPVTTIAWRLAHVIVGVLAMRSAAHFGRPPTDYQAFEFAATADEALAQLDAEYATWLAGIESLGDTGLTRPCGEAEGPYAERPMAALVLHINRELIHHLSEVCLLRDLYPHAHREAS, translated from the coding sequence ATGACCGACACGTGGAATCCGCTGCTCCGGGACCAGATCGCCTGGCACTGGGACAACCAGCTGCGCCCTCGCATCAGCGGCCTTACCGACGACGAGTACTTCTGGGAGCCGGCGCCGGGCTGCTGGAGCGTGCGCCCGCGCGGTGCCGGCGCCCTGCCCGAAGGGGCCGGCCCCGCGATGACCATCGACTTCGCGATGCCGCCGCCGGACCCGGCGCCCGTCACGACGATCGCCTGGCGGCTCGCGCACGTGATCGTCGGCGTGCTGGCGATGCGCAGCGCCGCGCACTTCGGGCGCCCGCCCACCGACTACCAGGCGTTCGAGTTCGCCGCGACGGCGGACGAGGCGCTGGCCCAGCTCGACGCGGAGTACGCGACGTGGCTGGCCGGGATCGAATCCCTCGGGGACACCGGCCTCACCCGCCCGTGCGGGGAGGCCGAGGGGCCGTACGCCGAGCGTCCCATGGCAGCGTTGGTGCTGCACATCAACCGGGAGCTGATCCACCACCTGTCCGAGGTGTGCCTGCTCCGCGACCTCTACCCGCACGCTCACAGGGAGGCGAGCTGA
- a CDS encoding VOC family protein, whose product MARDVQITFDCADPAALAAFWAEALGYRLQDPPGGFASWDEALDAMGVPPESRNDASAVVDPGGAGPRLFFQRVPEGKKAKNRVHLDVRAAPGLDGDERMAALEAEADRLASHGATRLQRQDPKPPLGAGHIVMADPEGNEFCLD is encoded by the coding sequence ATGGCCCGCGACGTCCAGATCACTTTCGACTGCGCCGACCCCGCCGCGCTGGCGGCCTTCTGGGCCGAGGCCCTCGGCTACCGGCTCCAGGACCCGCCCGGCGGTTTCGCGTCCTGGGACGAGGCCCTGGACGCGATGGGCGTCCCGCCGGAGAGCCGCAACGACGCCTCGGCGGTGGTCGACCCCGGCGGCGCCGGCCCCCGCCTGTTCTTCCAGCGCGTCCCGGAGGGCAAGAAGGCCAAGAACCGCGTGCACCTCGACGTGCGGGCCGCGCCGGGCCTCGACGGCGACGAGCGGATGGCGGCCCTGGAGGCCGAGGCCGACCGCCTCGCCTCCCACGGCGCCACCCGCCTCCAGCGCCAGGACCCGAAGCCCCCGCTCGGCGCCGGCCACATCGTGATGGCCGACCCCGAAGGCAACGAGTTCTGCCTGGACTGA
- a CDS encoding alpha/beta fold hydrolase, with protein sequence MSTPRFVSLPPGVRRTTVETSRGPFAALEALPGSGVPDRCPALLVPGLTGSKEDFLAVLETLAASGRRVVAIDMRGQYETLGPDDESAYTRAALGADIAALLSALGPGPVHLVGHSFGGLVCREAVLAGARPASFTVMSSGPGAVTGAAAAKARALRDAIPELGLAQIWELGLEPDYLGRGVQREIVAFLRARTLGNSEKGLACMANEILTAPDRVDELAKHCADTALRVLVIYGEDDDAWDPRAQAAMAERLNAPKVVIPGAAHSPAWDAPETTAAALLALWSDTERTLK encoded by the coding sequence GTGAGTACGCCCCGGTTCGTGAGTCTGCCCCCCGGTGTTCGCCGGACGACCGTCGAGACCTCCCGCGGCCCGTTCGCCGCGCTGGAGGCCCTTCCGGGGTCGGGCGTGCCCGACCGCTGCCCCGCCCTTCTCGTCCCCGGGCTCACCGGCAGCAAGGAGGACTTCCTCGCCGTCCTGGAGACCCTGGCCGCGTCGGGGCGCCGCGTCGTCGCGATCGACATGCGCGGCCAGTACGAGACCCTCGGCCCGGACGACGAGAGCGCCTACACCCGCGCGGCCCTCGGCGCCGACATCGCGGCCCTCCTTTCGGCCCTCGGCCCCGGCCCCGTCCACCTGGTCGGCCACTCGTTCGGCGGGCTGGTGTGCCGGGAGGCCGTCCTCGCCGGGGCCCGCCCCGCGTCCTTCACGGTGATGAGCTCGGGTCCGGGCGCCGTCACCGGCGCGGCCGCCGCCAAGGCCCGCGCCCTGCGCGACGCCATCCCCGAACTCGGCCTGGCGCAGATCTGGGAGCTCGGCCTCGAACCCGACTACCTGGGGCGGGGCGTCCAGCGGGAGATCGTCGCGTTCCTCAGGGCCCGCACGCTCGGCAATTCCGAGAAGGGGCTGGCGTGCATGGCGAACGAGATCCTCACCGCCCCCGACCGCGTCGACGAGCTGGCCAAGCACTGCGCCGACACCGCCCTGCGCGTCCTGGTCATCTACGGCGAGGACGACGACGCCTGGGACCCCCGCGCCCAGGCCGCGATGGCCGAGCGCCTCAACGCGCCCAAGGTCGTCATCCCGGGCGCCGCCCATTCCCCCGCCTGGGACGCCCCCGAGACCACCGCCGCCGCCCTCCTCGCCCTCTGGTCCGACACCGAACGCACCCTCAAGTAG
- a CDS encoding glycerophosphodiester phosphodiesterase yields MPAISAHRRDEAGLTGLGDAVASGAEYVEIDIRRTGDGRLVVHHDPEVAGLRLNRLSYERIQELAVRPVPLAADAMKVISGRAQGHLDLKERGCEHESVALAVEAFGAGNFVVTTREITSLVEIKKSFPGVRTALSVGRNLWERGAAHDFAPLRLIRRAGADMVALNHRLARVGVLRQCGRAGIPAMIWTVNAEPVMRRFLSDPRVAVLVTDHPGLALRLRGGRGPDGTRPRD; encoded by the coding sequence ATGCCTGCCATCTCCGCCCACCGCCGTGACGAAGCGGGCCTCACGGGCCTCGGCGACGCAGTCGCGTCCGGCGCCGAGTACGTGGAGATCGACATCAGGCGGACCGGGGACGGCCGGCTCGTCGTCCACCACGATCCCGAGGTCGCCGGGCTCCGCCTCAACCGGCTCTCCTACGAGCGGATCCAGGAGCTCGCGGTGCGGCCCGTGCCGCTGGCCGCCGACGCGATGAAGGTCATCTCGGGCCGGGCGCAGGGCCATCTGGACCTCAAGGAGCGCGGCTGCGAGCACGAGAGCGTGGCGCTGGCGGTGGAGGCGTTCGGCGCCGGGAACTTCGTGGTGACCACCCGCGAGATCACGTCCCTGGTGGAGATCAAGAAGAGCTTCCCGGGGGTGCGGACGGCCCTGTCGGTCGGCCGCAACCTGTGGGAGCGGGGCGCCGCGCACGACTTCGCGCCGCTGCGGCTGATCCGGCGGGCGGGCGCCGACATGGTCGCCCTCAACCACCGGCTCGCCCGCGTCGGCGTGCTGCGCCAGTGCGGGCGCGCCGGGATCCCGGCCATGATCTGGACGGTCAACGCCGAGCCCGTCATGCGGCGCTTCCTGAGCGACCCGCGCGTCGCCGTCCTCGTCACCGACCACCCGGGCCTCGCCCTCCGGCTGCGCGGGGGAAGAGGCCCGGACGGAACGCGACCGCGGGACTGA
- a CDS encoding DEAD/DEAH box helicase, producing MEAFPIQELALPIALGGHDIIGQARTGTGKTLAFGAALLQRIEHGGREPRALVVAPTRELALQVTDDLLVAGGKLGSRVLSVYGGRAYEPQIEALREGVDVVVGTPGRLLDLVKQKYLDLSKVEVLVLDEADRMLDLGFLPDIERIIDRIPAKRQTMLFSATMPGEIAALSRRYLTRPTNVRAESHTESDATPQVVQHVFQAHQMDKPEMLARLLQAEGRGLTMVFCQTKRACDRVAADLAQRGFDAAAVHGDLGQSQRERALRAFRNGKIGVLVATDVAARGLDVDDVTHVVNYECPDSADTYVHRIGRTGRAGKEGVAVTLVDWSDLTRWKLINSTLDLPFAAPEETYSTSPHFFETLGIPAGTKGTLPADKRNGRAGLDAEKLEDIGETGKVRSHDRGHDRGRDHDRDREQERPRPRRRKRDRTRTRAGRPVEAGAADTEKAADDNVVDAVATERKRSRPRRRTRAGKPAAAGGGTAEASQTA from the coding sequence GTGGAGGCGTTCCCCATCCAGGAGCTCGCCCTGCCGATCGCGCTCGGCGGGCACGACATCATCGGCCAGGCCCGCACGGGCACCGGCAAGACCCTCGCCTTCGGCGCCGCGCTGCTGCAGCGCATCGAGCACGGCGGCCGCGAGCCGCGTGCGCTCGTCGTCGCGCCGACCCGCGAGCTGGCCCTCCAGGTCACCGACGACCTTCTCGTCGCCGGAGGCAAGCTGGGCAGCCGCGTGCTGTCGGTCTACGGCGGGCGGGCCTACGAGCCGCAGATCGAGGCGCTGCGCGAGGGAGTCGACGTCGTCGTCGGCACCCCGGGGCGGCTCCTCGACCTCGTCAAGCAGAAGTACCTCGACCTCTCCAAGGTCGAGGTCCTGGTGCTGGACGAGGCGGACCGCATGCTCGACCTCGGCTTCCTGCCGGACATCGAGCGCATCATCGACCGGATTCCGGCGAAGCGCCAGACCATGCTGTTCTCGGCGACGATGCCCGGCGAGATCGCCGCGCTGTCGCGCCGGTACCTGACCCGTCCCACCAACGTCCGCGCCGAGTCGCACACCGAGTCGGACGCGACGCCGCAGGTCGTCCAGCACGTCTTCCAGGCCCACCAGATGGACAAGCCGGAGATGCTGGCCCGCCTGCTGCAGGCGGAGGGCCGCGGGCTGACCATGGTCTTCTGCCAGACGAAGCGGGCGTGCGACCGGGTGGCCGCCGACCTCGCACAGCGGGGCTTCGACGCCGCCGCCGTGCACGGCGACCTCGGGCAGAGCCAGCGCGAGCGGGCGCTGCGCGCGTTCCGCAACGGCAAGATCGGCGTGCTGGTGGCCACCGACGTGGCGGCCCGCGGGCTCGACGTCGACGACGTCACCCACGTCGTGAACTACGAGTGCCCCGACAGCGCCGACACCTACGTGCACCGCATCGGCCGGACCGGCCGCGCGGGCAAGGAGGGCGTCGCCGTCACCCTCGTCGACTGGTCCGACCTCACCCGGTGGAAGCTGATCAACAGCACGCTCGACCTGCCGTTCGCGGCCCCGGAGGAGACCTACTCGACGTCCCCGCACTTCTTCGAGACGCTCGGCATTCCCGCCGGCACGAAGGGGACGCTGCCCGCCGACAAGCGCAACGGCCGCGCCGGGCTGGACGCCGAGAAGCTGGAGGACATCGGCGAGACGGGCAAGGTCCGCAGCCACGACCGCGGCCACGATCGCGGCCGCGACCATGACCGCGACCGCGAGCAGGAGCGTCCCCGGCCGCGCCGCCGCAAGCGCGACCGGACGCGCACGCGGGCCGGCCGTCCGGTCGAGGCCGGCGCGGCCGACACCGAGAAGGCCGCGGACGACAACGTCGTCGACGCGGTCGCCACCGAGCGCAAGCGCAGCCGGCCCCGCCGCCGCACCCGCGCCGGCAAGCCGGCCGCGGCCGGGGGCGGCACCGCCGAGGCGTCGCAGACCGCCTGA